In Lacinutrix sp. Bg11-31, the DNA window TCCTTATCCATCTGGAGCAGGTTTACACGTTGGGCATCCTTTAGGCTATATTGCCAGCGATATTTATGCACGTTACAAGCGCCATAAAGGTTTTAATGTATTGCATCCTCAAGGTTACGATAGTTTTGGTTTACCTGCAGAACAGTATGCAATACAAACAGGACAGCATCCTGCGATTACTACAGAAACCAATATTAAAACCTATAGAAGACAGTTAGATCAAATTGGTTTTTCTTTCGATTGGAGTCGAGAAGTACGCACAAGTAGTCCTGAATATTACAAATGGACGCAATGGATATTTATTCAATTATTCGAATCGTATTATTGCAATAATGATAATAAGGCTAAAGAGATAAAAGAATTAGTTTCAATTTTTTCTTCGGAAGGAAATGCCAATGTTAGCGTTGCTTGCGATGATGATATTGAAGTATTTACTGCCGAAGCTTGGACTAATTTTTCAACTGAAGAACAGCAAGCAATACTATTAAAATACAGATTAACATACCTAGCTGAAACCGAAGTAAATTGGTGCCCAGTTTTAGGAACCGTTTTAGCAAACGACGAAATTGTAAATGGTGTGTCGGAACGTGGTGGACATCCAGTTGTACGTAAAAAGATGACACAATGGAGTATGCGAATTTCTGCTTATGCAGAACGTTTATTGCAAGGTTTGGAAGCTGTTGATTGGACAGATTCTTTAAAAGAAACACAGCGTAATTGGATTGGGAAATCGGTTGGAGCAACTGTATCTTTTAACGTAAAAGATCATGACGAGAAAATAGAAGTTTTTACCACAAGACCAGATACTGTTTTTGGAGTAAGTTTCATGACGTTAGCACCAGAACACGAACTAGTATCTAAATTAACAACAGCAGACCAAAAAGAAGCTGTTGAAGCTTATATAGAAAAAACCGCAAAACGTAGCGAACGCGATCGTATGGCAGATGTAAAAACTATTTCTGGTGTATTTACAGGTGCTTATGCAGAACATCCTTTTACTAAAGAACCAGTACAAATTTGGATTGGTGATTACGTATTAGCAAGTTACGGAACAGGAGCAGTTATGGCTGTACCTTGTGGAGATCAGCGCGATTACGATTTTGCAAAACACTTTAATATCGAAATTCCTAACATTTTTGAAGGCGTAGATATTAGCGAAGAAGCTTTTGCAGGAAAAGACAATGTAAAGATTGCTAATAGCGATTTCCTAAACGGAATGAACTATAAAAAAGCAAGCAAATTAGCTATTTACGAACTAGAAAAAATAGGTCAAGGAGAAGGTAAAACAAACTATAGATTACGTGATGCTGTATTTTCTAGACAGCGTTATTGGGGAGAACCATTTCCTGTGTATTATGTAAATGGAATGCCACAAATGATAGATGCGCAACATCTACCAATACAATTACCAGAAGTAGAAAAGTATTTACCAACCGAAGAAGGCGAGCCGCCATTAGGTCGTGCAGATGTTTGGGCTTGGGATACTAAAAATAACAAAGTCGTTTCTAACGATCTTTGTCATTCAGAGCAAAGCGAAGAATCTCATAATGGTATCTATCCTTTAGAATTAAACACAATGCCAGGTTGGGCAGGAAGCTCATGGTACTTTTTCCGTTATATGGAAGAAGCTGCTAATAGAGGAGATGTTTTTGCAAGTGAAGATGCCCTTAAATATTGGGAAAATGTAGATTTATATATTGGTGGAGCAGAGCATGCTACTGGTCACTTATTATATTCTCGTTTCTGGGTAAAATTATTAAAAGATAGAGGTTTTGTAAATGTTGAAGAACCTTTTAAAAAGCTAATAAACCAAGGAATGATTCTTGGGACTAGTGCTTTTGTTTATAAAGTATTATGGAATGTTATTTCAGGAGAGGATTTTGATTTTTCAGTTTTGCCAACCATCTTTATTTCTAAAAGTCAACAACAGCAATTAGAGAATGGTGATAAAGAGACAGATGAAAGAATTAGAGATTTAATGAATGTTATTTTGAATGAAAAGATTCTTAATGATGATGTTAAAAAAGTCTTTCATAAACCTTCTGTTTCAAAAACTCATGCAGATGTTTCTTTTGTAAATGCTTCAGAAGAATTAAATATTGCAGCTTTTAAAAATTGGAGAGTAGAGTTTAATAATTCAATTTTTATTGGAGAAAATGGAGAGATTATTGAAGGAGAAAATGATGTTTATAAAGTAGGACGTGAAGTCGAAAAAATGTCCAAATCCAAATACAACGTTGTCAATCCAGACAACATTGTAGAAGGTTACGGAGCAGATAGTCTTCGTTTATACGAAATGTTTTTAGGTCCATTAGAACAATACAAACCATGGAATACAGCAGGTATTACAGGTGTGCATAATTTCTTAAAGAAACTATGGAAATTGTATGTAGATGATAATGGTTTAAAAGTTAACGATGCAGAACCAACAAAAGACAACCTTAAAACGTTGCATAAAACCATAAAGAAAGTACAGGAAGATATAGAGAATTTCTCTTTTAATACTTCAGTTTCTACTTTTATGATTGCTGTAAACGAACTTGGAGCTCAAAAATGTACAAGTAAAGACATACTAGAACCTTTATTGGTTTTAATATCGCCTTATGCACCACATATTGCTGAAGAGTTGTTTAGCAAATTAGGAAATAGTGCATC includes these proteins:
- a CDS encoding leucine--tRNA ligase; this translates as MQYHFNDIEAKWQKYWAENQTFKASNTSDKPKYYVLDMFPYPSGAGLHVGHPLGYIASDIYARYKRHKGFNVLHPQGYDSFGLPAEQYAIQTGQHPAITTETNIKTYRRQLDQIGFSFDWSREVRTSSPEYYKWTQWIFIQLFESYYCNNDNKAKEIKELVSIFSSEGNANVSVACDDDIEVFTAEAWTNFSTEEQQAILLKYRLTYLAETEVNWCPVLGTVLANDEIVNGVSERGGHPVVRKKMTQWSMRISAYAERLLQGLEAVDWTDSLKETQRNWIGKSVGATVSFNVKDHDEKIEVFTTRPDTVFGVSFMTLAPEHELVSKLTTADQKEAVEAYIEKTAKRSERDRMADVKTISGVFTGAYAEHPFTKEPVQIWIGDYVLASYGTGAVMAVPCGDQRDYDFAKHFNIEIPNIFEGVDISEEAFAGKDNVKIANSDFLNGMNYKKASKLAIYELEKIGQGEGKTNYRLRDAVFSRQRYWGEPFPVYYVNGMPQMIDAQHLPIQLPEVEKYLPTEEGEPPLGRADVWAWDTKNNKVVSNDLCHSEQSEESHNGIYPLELNTMPGWAGSSWYFFRYMEEAANRGDVFASEDALKYWENVDLYIGGAEHATGHLLYSRFWVKLLKDRGFVNVEEPFKKLINQGMILGTSAFVYKVLWNVISGEDFDFSVLPTIFISKSQQQQLENGDKETDERIRDLMNVILNEKILNDDVKKVFHKPSVSKTHADVSFVNASEELNIAAFKNWRVEFNNSIFIGENGEIIEGENDVYKVGREVEKMSKSKYNVVNPDNIVEGYGADSLRLYEMFLGPLEQYKPWNTAGITGVHNFLKKLWKLYVDDNGLKVNDAEPTKDNLKTLHKTIKKVQEDIENFSFNTSVSTFMIAVNELGAQKCTSKDILEPLLVLISPYAPHIAEELFSKLGNSASISTAAFPEFEASHLVESSKNYPISFNGKMRFTLELPMDLSKDEIEKAVMAHEKTIAQLEGRTPKKVIVVPGKIVNIVG